The following are from one region of the Myotis daubentonii chromosome 2, mMyoDau2.1, whole genome shotgun sequence genome:
- the TCF20 gene encoding transcription factor 20 isoform X4, whose translation MQSFREQSSYHGNQQSYPQEVHGSSRLEEFSPRQAQMFQNFGGAGGSSGSSGSSSGGGRRGTAAAAAAMASETSGHQGYQGFRKEAGDFYYMAGNKDPVAAGTPQPPQRRPSGPVQSYGPPQGSSFGNQYGSEGHVGQFQAQHSGLGGVSHYQQDYTGPFSPGSAQYQQQASSQQQQQQQVQQLRQQLYQSHQPLPQATGQPASGSSHLQPMQRPSTLPSAAGYQLRVGQFGQHYQSSAASSSSSSSFPSPQRFSQSGQSYDGSYSVNAGSQYEGHNVGSNAQAYGSQSNYSYQPQSMKNFEQAKIPPGTQQGQQQQPQQQQPQQQPQQQQPQQQAQQQHAPQHVMQFSNAATKLPLQSQVGQYSQPEVPVRSPMQFHQNFSPISNPSPAASVVQSPSCSSTPSPLMQSGENLQCGQGSVPMGSRNRILQLMPQLSPTPSMMPSPNSHAAGFKGFGLEGVPEKRLTDPGLSSLSALSTQVANLPNTVQHMLLSDALTPQKKTSKRPSSSKKADSCTNSEGSSQPEEQLKSPMAESLDGGCSSSSEDQGERVRQLSGQSTSSDTTYKGGASEKAGSSPAQGAQNEAPRLSASPAAREEAASPGAKDTPSSSEGNPKVNEKTIGVIVSREAMTTRAEKPGGQDKGSQEDDPTATQRPPSTGGPKELSHASVSQPEPPGGGGKGNKSGDNPNHNGEGNGQSGHPTVGPGFIGRTEPSKSPGSLRYSYKDSFGSAMPRSVGGFPQYPTGQDKGDFTGHGERKGRNEKFPSLLQEVLQGYHHHPDRRYSRSTQEHQSMAGGLEGTSRPNVLISQTNELASRGLLNKSIGSLLENPHWGPWERKSGSSAPEMKQISLADYPVPRKFEIEPQSSAHEPGGSLSERRSVICDISPLRQIVRDPGAHSLGHMGADTRLGRNERLNPSLSQSVILPGGLVSMETKLKSQSGQIKEEDFEQSKSQASFNNKKSGDHCHPASIKHESYRGNASPGAATHDSISDYGPQDSRPTPMRRVAGRMGGREGMRGRSPSQYHDFSEKLKMSPGRSRGPGGDPHHMNPHMTFTERANRSSLHAPFSPNSESLASAYHTNTRAHAYGDPSAGLNSQLHYKRQMYQQQQEEYKDWSSSSAQGVIAAAQHRQEGARKSPRQQQFLDRVRSPLKNDKDGMMYGPPMGAYHDPSGQEGRCLMSGDGLSNKGIELKHGSQKLQQESCWDLSRQTSPAKSSCPPGMSNQKRYGPPHETDGHGLAESTQSSKPSNVMLRLPGQEDHSSQNPLIMRRRVRSFISPIPSKRQSQDSKNSNIEDRGRLLHPSKEGADKAFNSYAHLSHSQDFKSIPKRESAKDLTSSDNRNCPPVTLTSPAKTKILPPRKGRGLKLEAIVQKITSPNIRRSASSNSAEAGGDTVTLDDILSLKSGPPEGGSVAAQEAEMEKRKGEVVSDLVCPTNKELNIEKPLARSSEEWRGSGDDKMKTETHPDTVTAGKEPPGAMTSATSQKPGSNQGRPDGSLGGAAPLIFPDSKNVPAAGGLAPEANPKAEEKETDAVTISPKPEGFPPKGYFPSGKKKGRPIGSVNKQKKQQQPPPPPPQPPQIPEGSADGEPKPKKQRQRRERRKPGAQPRKRKTKQAVPIVEPQEPEIKLKYATQPLDKSDAKNKSFFPYIHVVNKCELGAVCTIINAEEEEQTKLVRGRKGQRSLTPPPSSTESKALPASSFMLQGPVVTESSVMGHLVCCLCGKWASYRNMGDLFGPFYPQDYAATLPKNPPPKRATETQSKVKVRHKSASNGSKTDTEEEEEQQQQKEQRSLAAHPRFKRRHRSEDCGGGPRSLARGLPCKKATTEGGSEKTVLDSKPSVPTTSEGGPELELQIPELPLDSNEFWVHEGCILWANGIYLVCGRLYGLQEALEIAREMKCSHCQEAGATLGCYNKGCSFRYHYPCAIDADCLLHEENFSVRCPKHKPPLPCPLPALQNKTAKGSLSTEQSERG comes from the coding sequence ATGCAGTCCTTTCGGGAGCAAAGCAGTTACCACGGAAACCAGCAGAGCTACCCACAGGAGGTACACGGCTCCTCCCGGCTAGAAGAGTTCAGCCCTCGCCAGGCCCAGATGTTCCAGAATTTTGGGGGCGCAGGTGgtagcagtggcagcagtggcagcagcagtggtggtgggcgGCGAGGGACAGCAGCGGCTGCAGCAGCAATGGCTAGCGAGACCTCTGGCCATCAAGGCTACCAGGGTTTCAGGAAAGAGGCTGGAGACTTCTACTACATGGCAGGCAACAAAGACCCCGTGGCGGCGGGCACCCCGCAGCCTCCTCAGCGAAGGCCTTCTGGGCCTGTGCAGAGCTATGGACCCCCCCAGGGGAGCAGCTTTGGCAATCAGTATGGGAGTGAGGGTCATGTGGGCCAGTTTCAAGCACAGCACTCTGGCCTTGGTGGTGTGTCTCATTATCAGCAGGACTACACGGGGCCTTTCTCTCCAGGGAGTGCTCAGTACCAGCAGCAGGCAtccagccagcagcagcagcagcagcaagtcCAGCAGCTGAGACAACAGCTTTaccagtcccatcagcctctgccaCAAGCCACTGGCCAGCCGGCGTCAGGCTCGTCCCACCTGCAGCCGATGCAGAGGCCCTCCACGCTGCCATCTGCCGCTGGCTACCAGCTACGCGTGGGTCAGTTTGGCCAGCACTACCAATCTtctgccgcctcctcctcctcctcctcctccttcccgtCACCACAGCGTTTCAGCCAGTCTGGGCAGAGCTATGACGGCAGTTACAGTGTGAATGCTGGATCCCAGTATGAAGGGCATAATGTGGGTTCTAACGCACAGGCTTATGGTTCACAATCAAATTACAGCTATCAGCCTCAATCTATGAAAAATTTTGAACAAGCGAAGATTCCACCAGGAacccagcaggggcagcagcagcagccacagcagcagcagccacagcagcagcctcagcagcagcagcctcagcaGCAGGCTCAGCAGCAGCACGCTCCACAGCACGTGATGCAGTTCTCCAACGCTGCCACCAAGCTGCCCTTGCAGAGCCAAGTGGGGCAGTACAGCCAGCCCGAGGTTCCTGTGAGATCCCCCATGCAGTTCCACCAGAACTTCAGCCCCATTTCTaacccttccccagctgcctctgTGGTTCAGTCTCCAAGCTGTAGCTCGACCCCATCCCCTCTTATGCAGAGTGGGGAGAATCTCCAGTGCGGCCAAGGCAGTGTGCCCATGGGTTCTAGAAACAGAATCCTGCAGTTAATGCCTCAGCTCAGCCCAACCCCATCGATGATGCCCAGCCCTAATTCTCATGCTGCCGGCTTCAAAGGGTTTGGACTAGAAGGAGTGCCAGAAAAGCGCCTGACAGACCCTGGGTTGAGTAGTTTGAGTGCCCTGAGTACTCAAGTGGCCAATCTTCCTAATACTGTCCAGCACATGCTACTCTCTGATGCCCTGACACCTCAGAAGAAGACCTCCAAGAGGCCCTCCTCTTCCAAGAAAGCAGACAGCTGCACAAACTCTGAAGGCTCCTCCCAGCCTGAAGAACAGCTGAAGTCCCCCATGGCAGAGTCACTGGATGGAGGCTGCTCCAGCAGTTCCGAGGATCAAGGCGAGAGAGTCAGGCAGCTGAGTGGCCAGAGCACTAGCTCTGACACCACCTATAAGGGTGGAGCCTCAGAGAAAGCCGGCTCCTCCCCAGCACAAGGCGCTCAGAATGAGGCCCCCAGACTCAGCGCCAGTCCGGCAGCCAGAGAAGAGGCGGCCTCGCCAGGTGCTAAGGACACGCCATCATCTTCCGAGGGCAACCCAAAAGTCAATGAGAAGACCATTGGGGTGATTGTCTCCCGGGAAGCCATGACGACTCGGGCAGAAAAGCCTGGTGGGCAAGATAAAGGCTCTCAAGAGGATGATCCCACAGCCACCCAAAGGCCACCCAGCACAGGTGGGCCCAAGGAACTCAGTCATGCATCAGTTTCCCAGCCGGAGCCTCCAGGAGGAGGGGGCAAAGGAAACAAGAGTGGCGATAACCCCAACCACAATGGAGAGGGCAATGGCCAGAGCGGGCACCCCACAGTAGGCCCTGGCTTCATAGGCAGAACTGAGCCTAGCAAATCTCCCGGAAGCTTGCGCTATAGTTACAAAGACAGCTTTGGGTCAGCCATGCCAAGAAGTGTCGGTGGCTTTCCTCAGTATCCTACAGGACAAGATAAGGGAGATTTCACTGGCCATGGGGAGCGGAAGGGTAGAAATGAGAAGTTCCCCAGCCTCCTGCAGGAAGTGCTTCAGGGTTACCACCACCACCCTGACAGGAGATACTCTAGGAGTACTCAGGAGCATCAGAGCATGGCTGGTGGTCTAGAAGGAACCTCGAGGCCTAATGTCTTAATTAGTCAAACCAATGAATTAGCTAGCAGGGGCCTTTTGAACAAAAGCATTGGGTCCCTATTAGAAAACCCCCACTGGGGCCCCTGGGAGAGGAAATCGGGCAGCTCAGCTCCAGAAATGAAACAGATCAGTTTGGCTGACTATCCAGTTCCCAGAAAGTTTGAAATAGAGCCTCAGTCATCAGCCCATGAGCCCGGGGGTTCCCTCTCCGAAAGAAGATCAGTGATCTGTGACATTTCTCCACTAAGACAGATTGTCAGGGACCCGGGGGCTCACTCGCTGGGTCACATGGGTGCTGACACCAGACTTGGGAGGAATGAACGTCTCAATCCAAGTTTAAGTCAGTCGGTCATTCTTCCAGGTGGTTTGGTGTCCATGGAAACAAAACTAAAATCCCAGAGCGGGCAGATAAAAGAGGAAGACTTTGAGCAATCCAAATCCCAAGCTAGTTTCAACAACAAGAAATCTGGAGACCACTGCCATCCTGCTAGCATCAAGCACGAGTCTTACCGAGGCAATGCCAGCCCTGGAGCTGCCACCCATGACTCCATCTCAGACTATGGCCCTCAAGACAGCAGACCCACGCCCATGCGGCGGGTCGCTGGCAGAATGGGTGGTCGGGAGGGCATGAGGGGTCGGTCCCCTTCTCAGTATCATGACTTTTCAGAAAAACTGAAGATGTCTCCCGGGAGGAGCAGGGGCccagggggagaccctcatcacATGAACCCACATATGACGTTTACAGAGCGGGCCAACCGGAGTTCATTACATGCTCCCTTTTCTCCCAACTCAGAAAGCCTGGCCTCTGCGTATCACACAAACACGCGGGCTCATGCTTATGGGGATCCCAGTGCAGGTTTGAATTCTCAGCTCCATTACAAGAGGCAGATGTACCAACAGCAACAAGAGGAATATAAGGACTGGAGCAGCAGCTCTGCTCAGGGAGTGATCGCCGCGGCCCAGCACAGGCAGGAGGGGGCCCGGAAGAGCCCAAGGCAGCAGCAGTTCCTGGACAGAGTGCGGAGCCCTCTGAAAAATGACAAAGATGGTATGATGTATGGCCCACCGATGGGGGCTTACCATGACCCCAGCGGTCAGGAAGGGCGCTGCCTCATGTCTGGTGATGGTCTGTCTAACAAAGGCATCGAATTGAAGCATGGCTCCCAGAAGTTACAGCAAGAATCTTGTTGGGATCTTTCTCGGCAGACTTCTCCAGCCAAAAGCAGCTGCCCTCCAGGAATGTCCAATCAAAAAAGATATGGACCACCCCATGAGACCGATGGGCATGGGCTGGCTGAGTCTACACAGTCATCCAAACCTAGCAATGTTATGCTGAGGCTTCCAGGGCAAGAGGATCATTCTTCTCAAAACCCCCTCATCATGAGGAGGCGTGTCCGTTCTTTTATCTCTCCCATTCCCAGTAAAAGGCAGTCACAAGACTCGAAAAACAGCAACATTGAAGATAGAGGACGCCTCCTTCACCCCTCAAAAGAAGGCGCCGATAAAGCGTTCAATTCCTATGCCCATCTTTCTCACAGCCAGGACTTCAAGTCCATTCCCAAGAGAGAATCCGCCAAGGACCTCACAAGTTCAGACAATAGAAACTGCCCTCCTGTTACCCTCACAAGTCCTGCTAAGACCAAAATCCTGCCCCCGCGCAAAGGACGGGGACTGAAATTGGAAGCTATAGTTCAGAAGATCACTTCCCCAAATATTAGGAGAAGTGCGTCCTCGAACAgtgcagaggctgggggagacaCGGTCACTTTGGATGACATACTGTCTTTGAAGAGCGGCCCTCCTGAAGGTGGGAGTGTTGCTGCTCAGGAGGCCgagatggagaagagaaagggtGAGGTGGTATCTGACCTGGTCTGTCCAACAAACAAGGAGCTGAACATAGAAAAGCCTCTTGCAAGGTCTTCAGAGGAGTGGCGTGGCAGTGGGGACGACAAAATGAAGACTGAGACACACCCAGATACGGTCACTGCTGGAAAGGAACCCCCTGGTGCCATGACGTCCGCAACCTCACAGAAACCTGGGAGTAACCAAGGGAGACCAGATGGTTCCCTGGGTGGGGCAGCGCCTTTAATCTTTCCTGACTCAAAGAATGTACCTGCAGCTGGCGGACTGGCCCCTGAGGCAAATCCGAAGGCAGAAGAGAAGGAGACCGATGCAGTGACGATTTCCCCCAAACCAGAGGGTTTCCCCCCAAAGGGGTACTTCCCTTCAGGAAAGAAGAAGGGGAGACCCATTGGTAGTGTGAATAAGCAAAAGAAACAGCAGCagccaccacctccaccccctcagcccccccagATACCAGAAGGTTCTGCAGATGGAGAGCCAAAGCCAAAAAAGCAGAgacaaaggagggagagaaggaagcctggggcacagccaaGGAAGCGGAAAACCAAACAAGCAGTTCCCATCGTAGAACCCCAAGAACCTGAGATCAAACTAAAGTATGCCACCCAGCCACTGGACAAAAGTGATGCCAAGAACAAGTCTTTTTTCCCTTATATTCATGTAGTAAATAAGTGTGAACTTGGAGCCGTTTGTACAATCATCAATGCTGAAGAAGAAGAACAGACCAAATTGGTGAGGGGTCGGAAGGGGCAGAGGTCTCTGACCCCGCCACCCAGCAGCACTGAGAGCAAGGCGCTCCCAGCCTCGTCCTTCATGCTGCAGGGACCTGTGGTGACCGAGTCTTCTGTGATGGGCCACCTGGTTTGCTGTCTGTGCGGCAAGTGGGCCAGTTACCGGAACATGGGTGACCTCTTTGGACCCTTTTATCCCCAAGATTATGCAGCCACTCTCCCGAAAAACCCACCTCCTAAGAGGGCCACGGAAACGCAGAGCAAAGTTAAGGTACGGCACAAAAGCGCTTCCAACGGCTCCAAGACGgacactgaggaggaggaggagcagcagcagcagaaggagCAGAGGAGCCTGGCCGCCCACCCCAGGTTTAAGCGGCGGCACCGCTCGGAAGACTGTGGTGGAGGCCCTCGGTCCCTGGCCCGGGGGCTTCCCTGTAAAAAAGCAACCACAGAGGGCGGCAGCGAAAAGACTGTTTTGGACTCAAAGCCCTCTGTGCCCACCACTTCAGAAGGTGGCCCTGAGCTGGAGTTACAAATCCCTGAACTACCTCTTGACAGCAATGAATTTTGGGTCCACGAGGGCTGCATTCTCTGGGCCAATGGAATCTACCTGGTCTGCGGCAGGCTCTATGGCCTGCAGGAAGCGCTGGAAATAGCCAGAGAGATG